ATGAGAAAAAAGGAGATAGTCTCTTTAACCCCTATCAAGCTAGCCTGCAAATTATGTCTTTATTGTTGGCCACATGCTAATATTGTTTATTGTGGctctaaaatatgaatattgtacTCTTACACTCAATGTCTAATTAACTAAGTGTAGTGTTACGGCTGGTTATTGTAGACTAGATAATCTAATATACTTAAACAAATATTCTGCATTGTTTTACTCTGaaatgattgtttttgaattttgcgcaaagttacacaagggctatctgtgttagccgtctctaatttagcagtgtaaaactagaggtaagacagtcagtcgtcaccacccactgccaactcttgggctattcttttaccaagtgagattgaccgtcacattataacgcccccacggctgaaagagcaacgatgtttggtgtaacggggattcgaacccgcgacccttggattacgagaaACAGGAAAGTTTCATGTCCGTTTCTACCAGTTGTTatggaattttaaatattttaatcgtaACCCAATTTTTTAGtcaacatttattgtttgtttccatGATAGTCACCTACACACTGTTTACTTTTGATATACACCTAAGAGGTGAGACTAATGGTTTCTTAATTACTTCTAGTAAAGGCTAGTGTGGTTGACCTGCAATCTCAGTCGTTTAACTTTCTAACTATCCTGACCAATTGCAAATATATTACATGATGCttattactgtaaataatttgtttgttgttaagcaaaataCTGAGGATTACggtatttaattatttcaatccGTACTGTATCGCTAAGACAGGTGTGTGAAAATATTGTCTCAgagcatttttgtatttatttttagagaTTGTTTCTGGGGGAGtcggtgttttcttatagcaaagccacattgagctatgtgctgagcccaccgaggtgaatcgtgTCCCTGTTAGAGTTTGTTTACGATTTTCAAGAGTAGTTGAATGGTTAACACAAAGACAATGGTTCTGATGTTAGAAGTAACAATGCTATTGtacaaaatgttgaaattttgGTTCGTGAACACGATCATTAAAGATTTAGTAGAGCTGGCCAAGAAACCACAAATTCGATCCAATAcgacagtttcttttttttttataagtaaagaATGAAACAAGATAGCAAATTATATAACAGCTTTTAGATTTAAGCATTACCTAAAAACTATTGAGAAAAACTCAAATTACAGATTAAACAAGAAGTAACATTTtgtggtggcccggcatggccaagcgtgttaaggcgtgcaactcgtaatctgagggtcgcgagttcgcatccccgtcgcgccaaacatgctcgcccttttagccgtgggggcgttataatgtgacggtcaatcccactattcgttggttaaagagtagcccaagagttggcggtgggtggtgatgactatgtgccttctctctagtcttacactgttaaattagggacggctagcacagataggcctcgagtagctttgtgcgaaattccaaaacaaacaaacaaacatttttgttaatttgttcttaattttttaaaggcGAATGTAtggttttaatacacatttgtggAACAAGGGCATTTGTTACAAATAAACGGCAGGGTAAGAAAAGCAAGGAGCTTAGGGGCATTGAACTTTAGCACAAGAGGGACGCGAAGCTTATTTTATTGACCTCTGATAATAAATCTTGAGAACTGAAACCAAAAGttagtttcttaaaataaagtaaatgaaattttgaagagaagtccacaaaaatatataaactatatgtACTTCCGCAGAGTCCccgaaaatgtattatttcaaaattaataacattaaaatcaagagcaacaaatattttgatttactgATTTTGAAGTTTGTAATGTCATTCTGTGTTGCAGCCTTCATTGTGcataatttttctcgtgattcatagcaCAGCACGTTTTACTGACATCGTGACAGTAAAAACGCTAAACGTCCCTTGTGtaatgtcattttagtgtctactgactgactgacagacagacagacaacacaataatgtataatattgcGAGTGATTAAAAGAAGTGACCCCTTTGAGCCCGTTTCGGGAGAATTATAAGCATGGAGTACATAAATATCAGagagatatttttttaaagattaaatggTCTTTGACATTTACTTATGTACAAGAACAActtgaagcattttaagtaagcCCTGTAATTCAGTTCGAAATAACAACTGAGACAAGACTGCCTAAAACcattatatatatgaaacatgGGATTTTTTGTGGAATTTTTGTTAAGTACAAGTAATAATAACAAGCAATTATTtacttatgtaatataattttgCCCCAAATAACTTATATCTACTGACTTCTGTACAAGTGGTGATGGTTGACCTTGTTAATTTACTATCAGTTAGTGTAATATACTTTTACTCTAAACTGTTTACATGTGCTTACTTCCCTACAAGTATTGCAGGTTAGAAATGTCAATTTACTATCagtttatgtaatataattttacttgAAATCAGTTTACATCTATTTACTTTCATACAAACGTTTCTGGTTGGtcatataactttaaaaagtgtTCATTTAAACGTCTGTCTAGATTTTATTGTGAATTCAAAAATTTTTTGCGTATTCTTGGAGTTTATAAAGCCTCAAATATtcgattaatattttttaaaaaaaaacaccgtaCATTTACTGCTGCTAACTGGGcaagtaatgaaatatatttgaatagagatctgaattttaaaaaatgtgaaatattttgccAAGATctagatttaaataataaaagtggaTAACTTTTAAACAATGAGTCGAAGTCTTATGAGTTACAAATTACATATGAGATTTCAAACAAGCAATGGCCCgccgtggccaagcgtgttaaggcgtgcgactcgtaatatgagggtcgcgggttcgcatccccgtcgcgccaaacatgctcgccctttcagccgtgggggcgttataatgtgacggtcaatcccactattcgttggtaaaagagtaacccaagacttggcggtgggtggtgatgaccagctgctttccctctagtcttacactgctaaattagggtcggctagcacagatagccctcgagtagctttgtgcgaaattaaaaaacaaacaaacaaacttatacttCAACAGATACCATAACGCTGGTATGAAGAGccgtttttttttagttataccCACCTCCGGAATACTTTGATCCGTGAACTTTCAACTTCGCCTCATAATACACTTCTGCTATCAATTATCGTTCATTAATTAATCAGACGAAACACTGTGAAAGGATTGCAAGCAAGCGTTGGGTATTGAAAGCAGGTAACAGAAAATACCCTTACCGTCACGACTTTGGTCGCTACCTCTTCCTATAAAGTTACCCTGCCCAATACACAGTGTACactatgttttaagtatatacatattgagttattaaagtttatacaaaacgtttggtgaggtaataatgaaAGCTATAATAGTgtgttactttattaataaattgCGTGAAAGTTAGTAttcttgtattatttattaataatacaccCCCAGACTTTTTAAGGTTCATAATCCGACAAAGGACGAGTACCTCAGCTTGTTggttataaatgtattaataacgTTTGaacatttcttattaaaattatacttatggAGATTATTTAGAAATGCTAGCTTAGTATACAGTTTTATGATTACCCAAAATTTTCCAATTAATCGAACCTCTTGAGGTGTTATTGCGATTACAGTTGAAAATATCACTCTGTTGGTGTTCAAGTGATAATTCAATGGATTCCGGTCCTCATGGGTTTTACTTTATTGGTGTTTTGGTTTAtgatgttaagtatttttaaacagattattACACCAGACTGGATTTAGTAATGGAtaagttagttgttgttttttttaaattattttaaatctgatCTAAATGAATAACTTATTTTGATCAGGAATTCTTAATAATAAGAAGATGAGATCAAACGTCCACACAAATGGTCGTCATTTTCAGTGTTAACTGCTAACAGGTATAAACCTGAGTTTAACGCTTTATATTTTCATCTGTTTAAAAGTTATATCTAAAAATAAGACATTGGACTTCTTTTAACAAGCTTAAATATCATTAAAGCTATTTATTGGGTTTTCGAGGCGCTATTCCCCTTTTGTAAATGTCCATAGTGACACcggcgggcccggcatggccaagcgtgttgaggtgttcgaaacccggtcgcaccgaacatgcccaccctttcagccgtgggggcgttataatgtgatggtaaatcccactatttgttggtagaagagtagcccaagagagacggctagcacagatagccctcgagtagctttgtgcgaaattccaaaacaaacaaacaagcaaacgcatctgaataaaacaagtatcaggaaatgtgtttaaattttccACTTTTAGACGTTTAAATGTTCAATGAATTTTGCAGAAAATTGTTCTAAGCCAATGAAAAGGAATCGGAACGGTACATTTTCAGAAGgactattttgttttcaaataattttgaagtgaaacaTGACAACCTAAACTAAAAGAAATGTTCATTTTAGGCCTTACTTAGTAAATAAAACCCACTCTATCAAGATCTACCCTCTTAAATATCTACACCGTGAAAGTTGGATTTTCATCAAGTAATCTTGTAGCTCATACATAAATGTCTACAAAACGTTTTTATTcgaaaactgtatttttatcttgtggacatcaaattataataatacacaaaatttacAATACATTACAGTTAAAGCTCTAAATCAACTTGCCGTCGCAGAAGATGCTAACCAAAtcttatgaataaatatatatactagtAAAAAGAAAGCACTTAAAAGTATCAAGCTATTAACATATTATCCAAAAGTTACAGAAAGCTTACTGAAAAACATTAGACACATGTTACGTGTTTCGTATTCTGAGAAAGCCAAAAGCTTGCAAAATATTTATCTTCGATTTATTCAAGGTGCCACAAAATTGTATCAAATTATTGCCAAGGTCCGCCAGATGGAACAACAACATATTTATGATGGCCACCACCAACATAACCCCCGTGTCCGTAAACTCCTCTGGATGGATGATAAGGCACGACAGGAGCAGAGGATTCGACCGTGACGTCAGCAGGGTTCTCACTCTTGGTTCCAGGCTCGTTGGTAATGACGTGAGCTCTGAATCCTTCGGGACCCGCAGTGTATTGGACATTTCTTTGGCGTCCATCGGCGTCAGAGAGTTGATAGGATCCGCTAACACTTCCGTATCCATCGCCAGATTCCTGGCGGGCACTAGCACCACCAATAGCGGGAGCAACATAGCTAAAAGAATAAGGTGTGGGAACTGAAGGATACACTGGTTGTTGGCCGTAGTAGCCTCTCTGTTCAGAAAAATAAACTCGTTTTGAGTTATTCGCTTCTAAATATTCTCTTGTCAATATCGTGACTGACCTATTTCATTACAAGGAATTTTTAAAAAGGCatcatttattatgtaaataataacataCACGTTCAAAAACACtacaaaatgtaacatttttttaaaatgaaagtgaAACGTTAGAGTTGGTATTTTTTCTTCACTAAGCTATCCTATCTGTTCTTTCGTCTCACTTCTTTTCAAAGTTGTCCTATTTATACTTTGGTGAGTTTTCTTCACTAACTTGTCCTATCTATACTTTGGTGAGTTTTCTTCACTAACTTGTCCTATCTATACTTTGGTGAGTTTTCTTCACTAACTTGTCCTATCTATACTTTGGTGAGTTTTCTTCACTAACTTGTCCTATGTatattttggtattatttattatttaaactgtcCTATCTGTACTCTGGTATTGCTTCTTCTCAAAGCTGTGCTATCTGTACTTTGGTATTTTTCCTTCTCTAAACTGTTCTATCTTTATACTTTGGTACTATTTCATCACTAATTTGCCCTATCTGTATATTTGGTACTATTTTTTCACTAAATTGTCTGTACTTTGGTATTTTTTCCTCCCCTTAGTTGGCTGTGTCTAATATTTAGGAAAGCTTTGTATTTTGACACTTTGTGCATGTAACAGTTTCCTCATATAAAGATTCTAAGTTTTAGTAAAATAACGATGATGAAccacaaataaattttatgaatttcaaCTGTTAACAAGTTTACTTTAACACTT
This genomic window from Tachypleus tridentatus isolate NWPU-2018 chromosome 10, ASM421037v1, whole genome shotgun sequence contains:
- the LOC143229882 gene encoding uncharacterized protein LOC143229882 — encoded protein: MIQVLVILAFFAATEGGFIGAGLGGAGRFITGGGLGRFVGGGARGLAGTGLVAAGGYFHGGHAGAFAGGVGGGLARGYYGQQPVYPSVPTPYSFSYVAPAIGGASARQESGDGYGSVSGSYQLSDADGRQRNVQYTAGPEGFRAHVITNEPGTKSENPADVTVESSAPVVPYHPSRGVYGHGGYVGGGHHKYVVVPSGGPWQ